One part of the Vidua macroura isolate BioBank_ID:100142 chromosome 14, ASM2450914v1, whole genome shotgun sequence genome encodes these proteins:
- the ATP7A gene encoding copper-transporting ATPase 1 isoform X1, protein MEAKSVAIGVEGMTCSSCVQSIEQHLGKMNGIHNIKVSLEDKNAVIIYDSKLQTPVTLQEAICDMGFDATLADSNPQPVLPDTIFLTLPAQAALTPRQICATLLSNKGIVDVKVSSDQRTAVVTFIPSITNGRHITQMVPGADLSISVPEVTPGTWEDSSWSQASSAVLRLKVDGMTCHSCTSTIEGKLGKLQGVQRIRVSLDNKEAVVVYQPPLITAEEIKQQIEAAGFTAAFKKQPRPLKLSGIDLERLRNAQPRSSEASQREDSSGTGTKTVVFRVEGMHCNSCVLNIQSTVSALPAVASVVVSLENKSAAISYNPSLISIEKLRKAVENVSPERFRVSLPEEHENLALFPTLASPVKSHPASKDPSQPLTQVVVINIEGMTCSSCVQSIEGVLSQKAGVKSVHVSLPNGTGTIEYDPLQTSPEDLRSSIEDMGFDASFPAKAELPVAKAQPCPEAQLDSHKPEPPSKVPPAHVGRQESKTISKCYVQVTGMTCASCVANIERNLRREDGIHSILVALMAGKAEVRYNPAVIHPAAIAELIRELGFGATVMENCGEGDGILELVVRGMTCASCVHKIESTLMKTNGVLYCSVALATNKAHIKYDPEAIGPRDVIQVIKDLGFTTSLVKKDRSASHLDHKQEIRQWKRSFVVSLVFCVPVMGLMIYMMVMDSQLSHAHAHHNMSSEEMEALHSSMVLEYQLLPGLSVMNFLSFLFCVPVQVFGGWHFYIQASRALRHNTANMDVLVVLATSIAFLYSFIILLVAMAERAKVNPVTFFDTPPMLFVFISLGRWLEHVAKGKTSEALARLISLQATEATIVTLGPDNVLLSEEQVDVELVQRGDIVKVVPGGKFPVDGRVIEGHSMVDESLITGEAMPVTKKPGNTVIAGSINQNGSLLISATHVGADTTLSQIVKLVEEAQTSKAPIQQFADKLSGYFVPFIVAVSVVTLFAWIIIGFVDFEIVEKYFLGYNKSISAAEVIIRFAFQASITVLCIACPCSLGLATPTAVMVGTGVGAQNGILIKGGEPLEMAHKVKVVVFDKTGTITHGTPEVMQVKFLVEGNLLPHHKMLAIVGTAESSSEHPLGAAITKYCKKELNSETLGTCTDFQVVPGCGISCKVTNIEALLYRKNRMVEENNVKNVTLVKIEENTDESVQPALIIDAELPTTVTSQKYSVLIGNREWMTRNGLMVRNEVDKAMMEHERRGRTAVLAAVDGVLCGLIAIADTVKPEAELAVYTLKSMGLEVVLMTGDNSKTARSIASQVGITKVFAEVLPSHKVAKVKQLQDEGKRVAMVGDGINDSPALAMASVGIAIGTGTDVAIEAADVVLIRDDLMDVVASIDLSRKTVKRIRINFVFALIYNLIGVPIAAGVFLPIGLVLQPWMGSAAMAASSVSVVLSSLLLKMYQKPSSEKLEFRARGQLRHKSPSEISVHVGLDESGAGSPKLSLMDRIIAYSRASINSLFSDKRSVNSIVLAEPDKHSLLVGDFGEDDDTAL, encoded by the exons ATGGAGGCAAAATCCGTGGCCATCGGCGTGGAGGGGAtgacctgcagctcctgtgtccAGAGCATTGAGCAGCACCTTGGGAAGATGAATGGCATCCACAACATTAAA GTCTCTCTGGAGGACAAGAACGCCGTCATCATCTACGACTCCAAGCTGCAAACCCCAGTGACTCTGCAGGAAGCCATCTGTGACATGGGATTTGATGCTACCCTGGCTGATTCAAACCCACAACCTGTTCTACCTGACACAATTTTCCtcaccctccctgcccaggcagcccTAACGCCCAGGCAGATCTGTGCCACGCTGCTGAGCAACAAAGGGATCGTGGATGTGAAAGTGTCCTCTGATCAAAGAACTGCAGTGGTGACTTTCATCCCTTCCATCACCAATGGCAGGCACATTACCCAGATGGTCCCAGGAGCAGATTTGAGCATCTCTGTGCCAGAGGTAACACCTGGAACGTGGGAAGATTCCAGCTGGTCCCAGGCGAGCAGCGCTGTGCTGCGCCTGAAAGTCGATGGGATGACCTGTCACTCCTGCACCAGCACCATCGAGGGGAAGCTTGGCAAGCTGCAGGGAGTTCAGAGGATTAGAG TGTCCCTGGACAATAAGGAAGCTGTTGTTGTCTACCAGCCTCCTCTAatcacagcagaagaaataaaacagcaaattgAAGCTGCGGGTTTCACAGCAGCCTTCAAAAAGCAACCTAGACCCCTGAAGCTCAGTGGGATTGACCTGGAGAGGCTGAGAAATGCTCAGCCCAGAAGCTCTGAGGCATCACAGAGAGAAGACTCCAGTGGGACTGGCACAAAGACAGTTGTGTTCAGAGTTGAGGGGATGCACTGCAATTCCTGTGTCCTCAACATCCAGAGCACCGTGTCGGCGCTGCCGGCAGTGGCGAGCGTCGTGGTTTCTTTAGAGAACAAATCTGCTGCTATAAGCTACAACCCAAGCTTAATTAGCATAGAGAAGCTGAGGAAAGCTGTGGAGAATGTGTCTCCAGAGAGGTTCAGGGTCAGCCTTCCTGAGGAGCATGAGAACCTGGCACTTTTCCCCACGCTGGCATCTCCAGTGAAATCTCATCCTGCTTCCAAGGATCCCAGCCAGCCCCTCACTCAGGTTGTTGTGATCAATATTGAGGGCATGACTTGCAGCTCCTGTGTGCAGTCCATCGAGGGAGTGCTGTCCCAGAAGGCAGGTGTGAAATCTGTTCATGTCTCTCTCCCAAATGGAACTGGAACTATAGAATATGACCCACTGCAAACAAGCCCCGAGGACTTGAGGTCCTCAATAGAGGATATGGGATTTGATGCATCTTTTCCAG CAAAGGCAGAGCTCCCTGTGGCCaaagctcagccctgccctgaaGCACAGCTGGACTCTCACAAGCCTGAGCCACCCTCCAAAGTGCCACCAGCCCACGttggcaggcaggagagcaagACCATCTCCAAGTGCTACGTGCAGGTCACAGGAATGACGTGTGCCTCGTGTGTGGCCAACATCGAGAGGAATCTGAGAAGGGAGGATG GAATCCACTCGATCCTTGTTGCCCTCAtggcagggaaggcagaagTGAGGTACAACCCTGCTGTCATTCACCCTGCAGCTATTGCAGAGCTCATTCGGGAGCTGGGCTTCGGAGCCACCGTGATGGAAAACTGCGGGGAAGGAGATGGCATTCTGGAACTTGTT gtGAGAGGGATGACCTGTGCCTCCTGTGTGCACAAGATAGAATCCACCCTCATGAAGACCAATGGTGTCTTGTACTGCTCCGTAGCTCTTGCGACCAACAAAGCCCACATCAAATATGACCCTGAGGCCATTGGTCCTCGAGATGTCATACAAGTGATAAAG gATTTAGGTTTTACTACTTCCTTAGTCAAAAAGGATAGATCTGCCAGTCATCTGGATCACAAACAGGAGATCAGGCA gTGGAAAAGATCTTTTGTGGTGAGCCTGGTTTTCTGTGTCCCTGTGATGGGGCTGATGATTTACATGATGGTGATGGACAGCCAGCTCTCGCATGCTCACGCACATCACAACATGAGCAGTGAGGAGATGGAGGCCCTCCACTCCTCCATGGTCCTGGAAtaccagctcctgccaggactGTCAGTCATGAATTTCCTGTCGTTTTTattctgtgtccctgtgcag GTGTTCGGGGGGTGGCACTTCTACATCCAGGCCTCCCGAGCACTGAGGCACAACACGGCCAACATGGACGTGCTCGTGGTGCTGGCAACATCCATTGCCTTCCTCTACTCCTTCATCATCCTCCTGGTGGCAATGGCTGAGAGGGCCAAAGTGAACCCTGTCACCTTCTTCGACACGCCCCCGATGCTGTTCGTGTTCATCTCGCTGGGCCGCTGGCTGGAGCACGTGGCAAAG GGTAAAACCTCAGAAGCACTGGCAAGACTAATTTCATTACAAGCTACTGAAGCTACTATTGTTACCTTGGGCCCTGATAACGTTCTTTTAAG TGAGGAGCAAGTGGATGTGGAGCTGGTTCAGCGAGGGGACATTGTCAAAGTGGTCCCAGGAGGCAAATTCCCAGTGGATGGCCGTGTCATTGAAGGACACTCCATGGTGGACGAGTCTCTCATCACAG GTGAGGCCATGCCTGTGACCAAAAAGCCTGGCAATACAGTTATTGCAGGCTCCATCAATCAGAACGGGTCCCTTCTCATCTCGGCCACCCACGTGGGAGCTGACACCACTCTGTCCCAGATTGTGAAACTCGTGGAGGAGGCCCAGACCTCTAAG GCTCCCATCCAGCAATTTGCAGACAAACTTAGTGGCTACTTCGTTCCTTTTATTGTGGCTGTTTCTGTGGTTACCCTTTTTGCCTGGATTATAATTGGATTTGTGGATTTTGAAATAGTGGAAAAATACTTTCTG GGCTACAACAAGagcatttcagcagcagaggtgaTCATCCGCTTCGCCTTCCAGGCCTCCATCACCGTGCTGTGCATcgcctgtccctgctccctgggccTGGCCACCCCCACCGCCGTCATGGTGGGCACCGGCGTGGGGGCCCAGAACGGCATCCTCATCAAGGGCGGGGAGCCCCTGGAGATGGCACACAAG gTGAAGGTGGTTGTGTTTGACAAAACAGGGACCATCACCCACGGCACTCCAGAGGTGATGCAGGTGAAGTTCCTGGTGGAGGGGAACCTCCTGCCTCATCACAAAATGCTGGCGATTGTGGGGACAGCGGAGAGCAGCAGCGAGCACCCCCTGGGAGCAGCAATCACAAAGTACTGCAAAAAG GAGCTGAACTCGGAAACCCTTGGGACATGTACAGATTTTCAGGTAGTTCCAGGCTGTGGCATTAGTTGCAAAGTCACCAATATTGAAGCATTACTctacaggaaaaacagaatggttgaagaaaacaatgttaaaaatgTGACACTTGTGAAAATTGAGGAGAATACAGACGAATCAGTGCAGCCTGCTTTGATCATTGATGCTGAACTACCAA ctACTGTGACCTCTCAGAAATACTCAGTTCTCATCGGGAACAGGGAATGGATGACCAGGAATGGCCTCATGGTGAGAAATGAGGTGGACAAAGCCATGATGGAACACGAGCGGAGAGGCCGCACggctgtcctggcagctgtggatG gaGTGCTCTGTGGCTTGATAGCTATTGCAGATACAGTGAAGCcagaggctgagctggcagTGTACACTTTGAAGAGCATGGGGTTAGAAGTTGTCCTCATGACTGGCGACAACAGCAAAACAGCCCGGTCCATCGCCTCCCAG GTTGGCATCACCAAAGTGTTTGCAGAGGTTCTCCCCTCGCACAAAGTGGCCAAAGTGAAGCAGCTCCAGGACGAAGGGAAGCGGGTGGCCATGGTTGGAGATGGGATCAACGattccccagccctggccatggCCAGCGTGGGAATTGCCATTGGCACGGGCACGGATGTGGCCATCGAGGCAGCTGATGTGGTTCTCATCAGG GATGACCTGATGGATGTGGTAGCAAGCATAGATTTGTCCAGGAAAACCGTGAAGAGGATCCGGATCAACTTTGTCTTTGCTCTAATTTACAATCTCATTGGAGTTCCCATAGCTGCAG GTGTCTTCCTGCCCATTGGTTTGGTTCTACAGCCCTGGATGGGATCTGCAGCCATGGCTGCCTCCTCAGTCTCTGTTGTGCTTTCTTCTTTGCTCTTGAAGAT GTACCAGAAACCAAGTTCTGAGAAGCTGGAGTTCCGTGCCCGTGGCCAGCTGAGGCACAAGAGCCCGTCAGAGATCAGTGTCCACGTGGGGCTCGATGAGAGCGGGGCTGGCTCCCCCAAGCTGAGCCTGATGGATCGAATCATTGCCTACAGCAGAGCCTCCATCAACTCCCTCTTCTCAGACAAGCGCTCCGTGAACAGCATCGTCCTCGCTGAGCCAGACAAGCATTCACTGCTGGTGGGGGACTTTGGGGAAGATGATGACACAGCCTTATGA
- the ATP7A gene encoding copper-transporting ATPase 1 isoform X2, whose translation MEAKSVAIGVEGMTCSSCVQSIEQHLGKMNGIHNIKVSLEDKNAVIIYDSKLQTPVTLQEAICDMGFDATLADSNPQPVLPDTIFLTLPAQAALTPRQICATLLSNKGIVDVKVSSDQRTAVVTFIPSITNGRHITQMVPGADLSISVPEVTPGTWEDSSWSQASSAVLRLKVDGMTCHSCTSTIEGKLGKLQGVQRIRVSLDNKEAVVVYQPPLITAEEIKQQIEAAGFTAAFKKQPRPLKLSGIDLERLRNAQPRSSEASQREDSSGTGTKTVVFRVEGMHCNSCVLNIQSTVSALPAVASVVVSLENKSAAISYNPSLISIEKLRKAVENVSPERFRVSLPEEHENLALFPTLASPVKSHPASKDPSQPLTQVVVINIEGMTCSSCVQSIEGVLSQKAGVKSVHVSLPNGTGTIEYDPLQTSPEDLRSSIEDMGFDASFPAKAELPVAKAQPCPEAQLDSHKPEPPSKVPPAHVGRQESKTISKCYVQVTGMTCASCVANIERNLRREDGIHSILVALMAGKAEVRYNPAVIHPAAIAELIRELGFGATVMENCGEGDGILELVVRGMTCASCVHKIESTLMKTNGVLYCSVALATNKAHIKYDPEAIGPRDVIQVIKDLGFTTSLVKKDRSASHLDHKQEIRQWKRSFVVSLVFCVPVMGLMIYMMVMDSQLSHAHAHHNMSSEEMEALHSSMVLEYQLLPGLSVMNFLSFLFCVPVQVFGGWHFYIQASRALRHNTANMDVLVVLATSIAFLYSFIILLVAMAERAKVNPVTFFDTPPMLFVFISLGRWLEHVAKGKTSEALARLISLQATEATIVTLGPDNVLLSEEQVDVELVQRGDIVKVVPGGKFPVDGRVIEGHSMVDESLITGEAMPVTKKPGNTVIAGSINQNGSLLISATHVGADTTLSQIVKLVEEAQTSKAPIQQFADKLSGYFVPFIVAVSVVTLFAWIIIGFVDFEIVEKYFLGYNKSISAAEVIIRFAFQASITVLCIACPCSLGLATPTAVMVGTGVGAQNGILIKGGEPLEMAHKVKVVVFDKTGTITHGTPEVMQVKFLVEGNLLPHHKMLAIVGTAESSSEHPLGAAITKYCKKELNSETLGTCTDFQVVPGCGISCKVTNIEALLYRKNRMVEENNVKNVTLVKIEENTDESVQPALIIDAELPTTVTSQKYSVLIGNREWMTRNGLMVRNEVDKAMMEHERRGRTAVLAAVDGVLCGLIAIADTVKPEAELAVYTLKSMGLEVVLMTGDNSKTARSIASQVGITKVFAEVLPSHKVAKVKQLQDEGKRVAMVGDGINDSPALAMASVGIAIGTGTDVAIEAADVVLIRDDLMDVVASIDLSRKTVKRIRINFVFALIYNLIGVPIAAGV comes from the exons ATGGAGGCAAAATCCGTGGCCATCGGCGTGGAGGGGAtgacctgcagctcctgtgtccAGAGCATTGAGCAGCACCTTGGGAAGATGAATGGCATCCACAACATTAAA GTCTCTCTGGAGGACAAGAACGCCGTCATCATCTACGACTCCAAGCTGCAAACCCCAGTGACTCTGCAGGAAGCCATCTGTGACATGGGATTTGATGCTACCCTGGCTGATTCAAACCCACAACCTGTTCTACCTGACACAATTTTCCtcaccctccctgcccaggcagcccTAACGCCCAGGCAGATCTGTGCCACGCTGCTGAGCAACAAAGGGATCGTGGATGTGAAAGTGTCCTCTGATCAAAGAACTGCAGTGGTGACTTTCATCCCTTCCATCACCAATGGCAGGCACATTACCCAGATGGTCCCAGGAGCAGATTTGAGCATCTCTGTGCCAGAGGTAACACCTGGAACGTGGGAAGATTCCAGCTGGTCCCAGGCGAGCAGCGCTGTGCTGCGCCTGAAAGTCGATGGGATGACCTGTCACTCCTGCACCAGCACCATCGAGGGGAAGCTTGGCAAGCTGCAGGGAGTTCAGAGGATTAGAG TGTCCCTGGACAATAAGGAAGCTGTTGTTGTCTACCAGCCTCCTCTAatcacagcagaagaaataaaacagcaaattgAAGCTGCGGGTTTCACAGCAGCCTTCAAAAAGCAACCTAGACCCCTGAAGCTCAGTGGGATTGACCTGGAGAGGCTGAGAAATGCTCAGCCCAGAAGCTCTGAGGCATCACAGAGAGAAGACTCCAGTGGGACTGGCACAAAGACAGTTGTGTTCAGAGTTGAGGGGATGCACTGCAATTCCTGTGTCCTCAACATCCAGAGCACCGTGTCGGCGCTGCCGGCAGTGGCGAGCGTCGTGGTTTCTTTAGAGAACAAATCTGCTGCTATAAGCTACAACCCAAGCTTAATTAGCATAGAGAAGCTGAGGAAAGCTGTGGAGAATGTGTCTCCAGAGAGGTTCAGGGTCAGCCTTCCTGAGGAGCATGAGAACCTGGCACTTTTCCCCACGCTGGCATCTCCAGTGAAATCTCATCCTGCTTCCAAGGATCCCAGCCAGCCCCTCACTCAGGTTGTTGTGATCAATATTGAGGGCATGACTTGCAGCTCCTGTGTGCAGTCCATCGAGGGAGTGCTGTCCCAGAAGGCAGGTGTGAAATCTGTTCATGTCTCTCTCCCAAATGGAACTGGAACTATAGAATATGACCCACTGCAAACAAGCCCCGAGGACTTGAGGTCCTCAATAGAGGATATGGGATTTGATGCATCTTTTCCAG CAAAGGCAGAGCTCCCTGTGGCCaaagctcagccctgccctgaaGCACAGCTGGACTCTCACAAGCCTGAGCCACCCTCCAAAGTGCCACCAGCCCACGttggcaggcaggagagcaagACCATCTCCAAGTGCTACGTGCAGGTCACAGGAATGACGTGTGCCTCGTGTGTGGCCAACATCGAGAGGAATCTGAGAAGGGAGGATG GAATCCACTCGATCCTTGTTGCCCTCAtggcagggaaggcagaagTGAGGTACAACCCTGCTGTCATTCACCCTGCAGCTATTGCAGAGCTCATTCGGGAGCTGGGCTTCGGAGCCACCGTGATGGAAAACTGCGGGGAAGGAGATGGCATTCTGGAACTTGTT gtGAGAGGGATGACCTGTGCCTCCTGTGTGCACAAGATAGAATCCACCCTCATGAAGACCAATGGTGTCTTGTACTGCTCCGTAGCTCTTGCGACCAACAAAGCCCACATCAAATATGACCCTGAGGCCATTGGTCCTCGAGATGTCATACAAGTGATAAAG gATTTAGGTTTTACTACTTCCTTAGTCAAAAAGGATAGATCTGCCAGTCATCTGGATCACAAACAGGAGATCAGGCA gTGGAAAAGATCTTTTGTGGTGAGCCTGGTTTTCTGTGTCCCTGTGATGGGGCTGATGATTTACATGATGGTGATGGACAGCCAGCTCTCGCATGCTCACGCACATCACAACATGAGCAGTGAGGAGATGGAGGCCCTCCACTCCTCCATGGTCCTGGAAtaccagctcctgccaggactGTCAGTCATGAATTTCCTGTCGTTTTTattctgtgtccctgtgcag GTGTTCGGGGGGTGGCACTTCTACATCCAGGCCTCCCGAGCACTGAGGCACAACACGGCCAACATGGACGTGCTCGTGGTGCTGGCAACATCCATTGCCTTCCTCTACTCCTTCATCATCCTCCTGGTGGCAATGGCTGAGAGGGCCAAAGTGAACCCTGTCACCTTCTTCGACACGCCCCCGATGCTGTTCGTGTTCATCTCGCTGGGCCGCTGGCTGGAGCACGTGGCAAAG GGTAAAACCTCAGAAGCACTGGCAAGACTAATTTCATTACAAGCTACTGAAGCTACTATTGTTACCTTGGGCCCTGATAACGTTCTTTTAAG TGAGGAGCAAGTGGATGTGGAGCTGGTTCAGCGAGGGGACATTGTCAAAGTGGTCCCAGGAGGCAAATTCCCAGTGGATGGCCGTGTCATTGAAGGACACTCCATGGTGGACGAGTCTCTCATCACAG GTGAGGCCATGCCTGTGACCAAAAAGCCTGGCAATACAGTTATTGCAGGCTCCATCAATCAGAACGGGTCCCTTCTCATCTCGGCCACCCACGTGGGAGCTGACACCACTCTGTCCCAGATTGTGAAACTCGTGGAGGAGGCCCAGACCTCTAAG GCTCCCATCCAGCAATTTGCAGACAAACTTAGTGGCTACTTCGTTCCTTTTATTGTGGCTGTTTCTGTGGTTACCCTTTTTGCCTGGATTATAATTGGATTTGTGGATTTTGAAATAGTGGAAAAATACTTTCTG GGCTACAACAAGagcatttcagcagcagaggtgaTCATCCGCTTCGCCTTCCAGGCCTCCATCACCGTGCTGTGCATcgcctgtccctgctccctgggccTGGCCACCCCCACCGCCGTCATGGTGGGCACCGGCGTGGGGGCCCAGAACGGCATCCTCATCAAGGGCGGGGAGCCCCTGGAGATGGCACACAAG gTGAAGGTGGTTGTGTTTGACAAAACAGGGACCATCACCCACGGCACTCCAGAGGTGATGCAGGTGAAGTTCCTGGTGGAGGGGAACCTCCTGCCTCATCACAAAATGCTGGCGATTGTGGGGACAGCGGAGAGCAGCAGCGAGCACCCCCTGGGAGCAGCAATCACAAAGTACTGCAAAAAG GAGCTGAACTCGGAAACCCTTGGGACATGTACAGATTTTCAGGTAGTTCCAGGCTGTGGCATTAGTTGCAAAGTCACCAATATTGAAGCATTACTctacaggaaaaacagaatggttgaagaaaacaatgttaaaaatgTGACACTTGTGAAAATTGAGGAGAATACAGACGAATCAGTGCAGCCTGCTTTGATCATTGATGCTGAACTACCAA ctACTGTGACCTCTCAGAAATACTCAGTTCTCATCGGGAACAGGGAATGGATGACCAGGAATGGCCTCATGGTGAGAAATGAGGTGGACAAAGCCATGATGGAACACGAGCGGAGAGGCCGCACggctgtcctggcagctgtggatG gaGTGCTCTGTGGCTTGATAGCTATTGCAGATACAGTGAAGCcagaggctgagctggcagTGTACACTTTGAAGAGCATGGGGTTAGAAGTTGTCCTCATGACTGGCGACAACAGCAAAACAGCCCGGTCCATCGCCTCCCAG GTTGGCATCACCAAAGTGTTTGCAGAGGTTCTCCCCTCGCACAAAGTGGCCAAAGTGAAGCAGCTCCAGGACGAAGGGAAGCGGGTGGCCATGGTTGGAGATGGGATCAACGattccccagccctggccatggCCAGCGTGGGAATTGCCATTGGCACGGGCACGGATGTGGCCATCGAGGCAGCTGATGTGGTTCTCATCAGG GATGACCTGATGGATGTGGTAGCAAGCATAGATTTGTCCAGGAAAACCGTGAAGAGGATCCGGATCAACTTTGTCTTTGCTCTAATTTACAATCTCATTGGAGTTCCCATAGCTGCAGGTGTGTGA